The following nucleotide sequence is from Gammaproteobacteria bacterium.
ATATCCACATATTTACGATAGCGGAAACCATCAGATTGCAGCAGCTTGAGGGCCGGCCGGGTATGCGGGTGGACCTGCCCTATCACTTGCCTTGCTTCTTCCGGCAATAGACACGTATAGATCGGATGTTTCGGCATGAGTTCGGCAATGAACTGGTTGGAACCCAAGCCGCTCAATCGGTCAGCTTCGGCAAAGCTCATGGAAAAAAAGTGCCGACCAAGGGCTTCCCAAAACGGTGAGCGGCCTTGCTCGTCACTGTAGCCACGCATTTCAGCAATGACTAGATTGGCAAACCGCTCGGGAAACTGAGCAAGGAATAAGAAGCGAGCCTTCGATAACAGGCGCCCGTTATGTCCTTTGCGATATCGGGGTGATAAAAAGAGTGTGCACAATTCTGTGGCGCCCGTGTAGTCATTCCCTAAAAACAGGGTTTCAACCTGATTATGTACACCGAGGGTATGGCTGGAGTGCACAATCGTTCCAACCTTGTAGGTGTAGAAGGGCTGCTTCAAGCCGACGGCGGCTTCAAGGGCACTGGTCCCGATGACTTCACCGTCGTCATTTTCAAGCACGAACAGGTAGTATTCGTCGCCCGCCGCCTGAACGCTTTTGTCGAATGATGCTTGTGAATGCA
It contains:
- the astA gene encoding arginine N-succinyltransferase; the protein is MVVVRPAQLDDVETMYQLALEAGHGLTTLPANRERLTQKVLHSQASFDKSVQAAGDEYYLFVLENDDGEVIGTSALEAAVGLKQPFYTYKVGTIVHSSHTLGVHNQVETLFLGNDYTGATELCTLFLSPRYRKGHNGRLLSKARFLFLAQFPERFANLVIAEMRGYSDEQGRSPFWEALGRHFFSMSFAEADRLSGLGSNQFIAELMPKHPIYTCLLPEEARQVIGQVHPHTRPALKLLQSDGFRYRKYVDIFDAGPTIECETDKITTVRESRTGVVTEIENQNSELGVMHLISNTRLAGFRAVVAPLLGTQEEGYIISERVAERLNINKGDTIRVAPYRR